The sequence GTCGGTGAGCTCCGCCGGGGTCGACTCCTTCGACTGGTGGCCTCAGCTGGAGCTCGGAGGTGCTGCAGCATCGGATCCCCTTCGTCCCTATCTCCGGCTGCTGTCGATCTTCTTCGTCTCAGGCACCGCCCCTGCAGCTCCTAAACCGCCACCGAGCCTCCTTGTGCTCCTcggtgagctctccttcctccCCGCTCTCTTGTCCTCGCGCCAATGTGCCCGTAGTTGCCGTCTCGTACGTGCCCGAGCCCATCACCGTGGGAGATCATCGCCGACGagcttccggcgaccaaatggtcccGCGCCAGTGCGCGTTTAGCTCGCCTGCCCGCGTAGGACCTCGCTACCCCCTTTGCCTCGTCCGTTTGCGCACTTCTGCTGCTATTCTACTTCCACCCGAAcgtcgccgccgccctccatcgttgtcgcggccaccggcggcccaGCGCCCGCTGACCCTGACGGTGAGCTCCGCCAGGGTCGACTCCTTCGACTGGCGCCATCCACTGGAACCAGGAAGCACCGCAGCCGCCGTTCGtcctcgtccccatctccggcCACCGCGACACCGCCGTCGTCGATTTGGCCTTCTCCTGCACTCCTAACCTGTCGAGGGCTTTTCTTAGCCGCTCGGTGAgcacctccctctcctccccctacccCCTGTTGTTTCCCATGCCCGTAGGCCATCGTTGCCGTTGTGGCCGAACTCGTCGCCGCTGCCgagcctctctgtctcggccaccaTCGGCCGAGCTCGCTTTCGAGCACGGCTTCGTGCCCGTAGCACTGCCAGGAGGCCTCCCAGCCATCTGCGCCTCCTTCCGTGCCTCCTAGCGCGATCCCCATCCTCGCCCGAAAACCACCGCCGTGGTCCTCGTCGCCGGTGACGTTTCCAGCCAGGTTCGGCgatgccaccaccaccactcgacgcgcggtcgAGTGACCGTACGAACGCACCCACGCACGCCCGaaaccgagccccgtagcgcgattccggccaactccagCGAGGTGCCAccattgttttggtcgccggagtcactccggcgccggccgccgacgtggctggcctggggccaccccagagccactgccagtgggccccgtgggtcccagttgactgggttgacccaatCAACTGCTGACCAGGCAAcccagtgccactgacatgcgggccccaccacctattttaattaattaaaatgttttaatagttaaaacctaattagttactaattagagactgacatgtggggcccagtagcATTTTTTAACCTCAGATTAGTTTAATATAAACTCTGTTATTTACAATGGCTGACATGTGGGtgccacctgtctggtttgactgctcagctgacctgttgacctgctgatgtcagcattgcatcatgctgatgtcataattcccttttctattaatttaaataattttagaaaatggtttaatctttgaaaattcatagaaaataaactgtagctcggttggaaaaactttatacatgaaagttgctcagaacgacgagacgaacccgaatacgctaACCACATACCTGTCAGATGCTCCTAACTATctaaacatggaacattccccctccagcCATCTATCtgacataggtccggaaccggggaaacattcccggttgatttccccccttcacctatattgtgtagccatacgttagatcacacccggcacaacatattgccacgttatgctttgtgatgctatgtttgctttatatttactgtttcttctacctcttctctccggtagacctcgagaccgacgctgcccctgtgatcgactacgtcgacgacgacccctccttgctagagcaaccaggcaagccccccctttgatcatcccgatatcgcccattccattctctcatgcttgcattagattttgctactattattgattgctcctattctgatgcatagcctgcttttgtatctgttgttgtaccttacctgcttatcctaaactgcttagtataggttggttagtgatctatcagtgacccccaccttgtccttgttgcccctgcttcatcatcgaagacccgatcaacgagatcgaagaccaggccccggcaccgcacatcacttccccttagtagctcgacactactgggttactatcgagtgccgagggtgaggcctcatcagcacttatgatgttaaccctgtagtgtagctatttggtcgtggtcatcgagggtgatttcctctttaaccacttctgatacgactctgtcatgcaacccatcaagtgtggacctcgagggtggtccctcttatgttcaccttgatgattacatcgagcgtaattcaccgggggtgattcctcgggttttccccttgatgtttggacacacggttactatggttactatgactttacactgaaccatgttactaaagacgggtcaaccctgaggggtacccgcgtgagcataattgcgagtgatgtggagttgggttaacctggaaggtgcccgcgagataattatgaggcgtggctaggatttcttagcccttgccgcaagtcctcgagacgggcaacggggtcacatcttgcgtgagtctctgcttgttaccacgcgttcctaatccactacgatttgtatatttgatctgaggggcctctggactgatagcactaaccatcacgtgggcatagtattggcgttctgtgtcgtatgcatccgccgaagcttaatagatgtcagtgactgagcggcgcgcgccgggttggactggtaagcacctgcctttttgaaggaggtagctaggtctgctcatcgaccgcgttcgcaacgtgcaggagttcccaaggtgatggcccatgacccctgggggcataggtttagtccggcgtgttgacctctctattaagcctaggtcgggttgcggcgtattgtttggccgaggccgggcatgaccaaggaaagtgtGTCCCGCCGGAGTTAATAGAGTGTGGTTGGTaagtggtgcacccctgcagggaagaaaacatctatcgatagcctgtcctacagtaacggacacttggagttgtatcccgatcgatacaactagaactggatacttgtgatgagaattggattgtgatgagaaatggatagtatggctctgggattgctttctcgcagggagtcgagaaaggatctctggccgaggttgataacactactactactttactttatgctactttactccctcctgtttgctacaagatggtggttttcagaagatgctagtcttcgatatataggactaggccttctctcttttctggcatttctgcagcccagtccaaatatacagccttcctttgataatgttgcatatgtagtgtagatccttgcttgcgagtactttggatgagtactcacggttgctttgctcccccctttccccctttctttttctttccggttgatgcaaccagatgtcggagcccaggagccagatactaccgccggtgcctactactaacgcggagaccgctgacgaccaggagtagttaggaggctcccaggcaggaggccttgccttttcgatcgtatatgcttttgtgctggccttcttaaggcaaacttgtctaactcatgtctgtactcagatattgttgcttccgctgactcttgtgtattcgaacttatgtattcgagccctcgaggcccctggcttgtaatataaagcttgtattattttaatttgtgtctagagttgtgttgtgatatcttcccatgagtccctgatcttgatcgtacacatttgcgtgtatgattagtgtacgattgaatcgggggcatcacagacAATACTTTGCTTTCATCACCTTTGCACATAACGAGTCCGAAAAAACCAATAAGCGAAGCCTGTTTCGCCAAAAGCACTTGATTAAATAATCTCAAATCTCTAAAGCCCATACCTCCGTCACCTTTGGGTCTTGTCAACTTATCCCACGCCAGCCAATGAGTTACCTCCTCACTTATTTGAGGCTGGTTTACCTTAACCCACTCGCCTATAAAACCAGTTATTCTACTTCTGAACTATCTAAAACCATATAAATAAGCCGCTAAGATGTTGTTGAAGGTGGTTTTTCCTACGCGTCATTATATGTGGTCTGTCACATGGCAATAATATTTTAAATATATTTGGAATCTCATAACCAAACAAGATTTTAAAAAATAATTTTTGTTTAATAGTGAGAAGGACACTCGTGATTTCTAGACAAGATTGATATTTTTCTTTTGATGAGAATAAATGTTCAATCATGTTGTCTACTACTACATCTGTTAGGTGAAATCTTGTCCCCTTCCTAAACTAGGTTGTAAGAGCAATTAAACAGTTCTCAGAGAAAAAAACTGTCATTTGATGCATGAGAGGGCGAAAAGCTTGCTCCAGCTCTTACTCCATCCTCTCTTTTACATGCATCAAATCCTCCTCTCCATCTACTACAGTATTTTTATGCATCTCTCACCCATCTGCAGGAAACCGTTTTTCTTCATCGCCATGCACCACCGCCAAATCCCGTCGAAGCATCGCCGCCCGCCATCCCCATCCTCCGGAGGCAAGTTCTGGCCCGATGGAAACCCGCCCTACCCGGCCATGTAAATTGTTGTGGACTGAGAAATGTGTTGGCATGGCTACTTTTTTTTACCCTACTTATAAATTAGAGCTGCATTCAGGAGCTTCATTTCAGTGATCAACGAGCCATGCAAGTTAAACTTACATACGTCCTCTGATGCTTGATGAAACGGCATGAATGGGTAGAAACAACCCCTTCGATTATAACCCCCCAACTTAGTTTTTATCGACCAACCGGGTTACCAGGAACATATTGGATGCATGAACAGATAAACGTTAGCACAGTAGTAAGTTAAAACTGTCCAGAAAACTCTTTCAACAATTGAGCAGAATCTTAAGTGTTATTATGAGTAGCCGTCTAGCATGGAAGATGGAAATAGAAACATTTGGACCAAAAGCAGGACAACTTCATTCTCATCCACAAAACAAGTAAGATTTCACAAAGACAAAGCAAAGCTCCCACCAAACATGTAAGATTTCAGTGTCAATAGAATATGCCACTTACACCAACCTAGGCATTTCAGGTAACAACAGAGCAAACACAAAATACTTCCACACTATGCTAAGCATTCTATCGCAGTCCTGACCTAGGCCTTTATTATACTTCCTCATGGACAAGTAGTTCTTATGCTTCCTTTCCCTCTCCATCTTCAGAGAAAGCTATGGGACAAATCAATAAAATGTTGGGTCAGTGTGGTTAAACCAACAAAAAAAAAGGTACGTCCATCCCATTTATATGATGCAAAACCGGAAATGGAAAGATAAAATATCAGAACATAAGAAAAACAATGATCTAAAAACCGGTGGATTGAATGTAGCATACCAACATGAAAATATTATCCCACTATTTCAACCTATGTTAAGGGTACTATAGTTGTCTAGAAACAGTCCATTTACTTGCAGAGTACTAGAAATGCACAAACAATTTCATAACATTGCATAAGGTGTCAACTTTGATATACCAGTTACACCGGCAAGCTGACTTGCTACCACATTTAAAATGTTTAAGCAAAAAAACACAAATGTTTTAAAAAGTGGTAGAGAAAGCGCTCCAGCTCCACCTAGCAACTAGACCGCTGCCTAGCATTTCTGGGCATTTCCCGAAAAAAAAGAGCCAAGTGTATAAATACACTGTAAAATTTCAAATTTGACAAGGATGAGTACTTCAATCAGTCAGATATTTACTAGACACAGTTTCCATACATCTCCCACTTATCCACTTGACTACCACTGTTCCTGTCCTGCAAAGTCGGCAGTAGCATGCAAGAAGCACTGAATAAGTATTGGGAACACAGACCGGTGCTGTGCAACTGACACACTTAAGCAGCAAAAAGCAGGAAAAAAACACCTTTTCGAATGCTTAAGCATCCAGGCAATTAAAAGCAATCGCTTAGATGAAAAACCTTAGGCGCAGCTTTTTAAACACTAAACTACTAAGGTAACTTTGACATAACATCTGCTATCAAGAAACCAATAAGAGTAGTGCAGTCACTACTATCATCTGGAACAACAGTCTTGAAAAGATCCCACTATTTCAACCTATGTTAGGGGTAATAACAGTCCTTTTACATGAAAAGTGCTAGAAATGCACAATTTCATAAAAGCGCATAAGGAGTGAACTTTGAATTAACAATTACACCAGCAAGCAGAATTGCTACCACATCCAAAATGTTTAAGCAAAAACCACCAATACTTAAACAAGCCGTAGAGAGAAGCAAGCGCTCCAGCTCCACCTAGTGTTTCTAGGCGTTTTGCAGAGAACAGAGCAAAGTATATATACTCTTCATTATAAACTGTAAATGTTTTAACTTGACAAGGATGAATGTTTCGATCAACGGTATATTTACTAAATAGAGTTTCCATACATGTCCCACTGTTCCTGTTGTCATGCAGGAGACAGTAGCATGCAAGAATCACTGAATAAGTATTGGAAACATGAATCGGTGACACACGAAAGCAGCAAAAAGCAGGAAAAAATAAAAACCCTTTCCGATTAAGCACTTAAAATCCATGGCGCCACAGCCCTTGGGCGCAGACTAATCCGCTAAGGTAACAGTCAGTCCTATCGTCAGAAACAACACTCTTCAAAAGAAGAGTAAACAGTCGTCGAAACAAGACTCTTCAAAAGAAGAGCTACCCCTCCAGTCACAGATAATCAATCAAGAATTTCTATCTTATGATGGGTTCCCAAATAAAACAGTCACCTAATTTAAGCtactattatattattattattattattattaatattcTCTAAAAAAACATCTTACGAACGAAAAAAAACGCCATCAGATACTGACATAGACCGCAGTGAGTAGCATTGGTGATGGTATATCAGCCTGGGAGCATGACAACACACACCTGGTGGTGATGCGCACGGGTCTTGCCGGGAGTTGAGACGGAGGATGAGTGGTTCGCGGTTGCTGTACGCCTCCCGCAGCGCCGCCCTTTGCTTCTTCACCACCTCCGCGAGAAAAGGGAGGCTGAACAACCCAGATAGATTCAACTTCGCTCGGTTAGTTAAAATCAATTCAATTCCCCAAGATAGACATACGCGCAAGCGAGCGAACAAGAGAGAGGGCGCGCACACATCTCGGAGGGGGGACCCTTGGTGACCTTGGTGCCGGGGAGAGATTTTTCCTTGGCCGCCCTATGTTCCTTCAGCTCCGCCTTCAGCTCCTTAAGCTGCGCATCAACGGAGACGTCAGATCTTACCGGGTCTGCCGCACAACAACGGAGACGTCAGATCCACAAGAAACTAGTAAGGACGGACACAATAATGCTTACCCATGGCGACGGTAGCGGTTGCAGCGTCAGGGGCaaagcggaggcggcggcggtgcggggtgCAGGCTGCGCGCGAAGGCAACTCACTGCCGGCGGCGGGGGAGGCTTAtaaagtaagagcatctccagcccagGCACGACCCACCTAATAAACGGGTCGACCCGTCGCACATTTAGCACACAAGGCTGCAAATTTTTTGACCTGTTGGACTGTATTTTAGAACACATATATAAAAAATCTAAAAGACTAAAAAATAAATAAACGGGAAGTGTTGTGCCGGCCTGCGTGCCTAGCCTCCGGCCTCCGagcccaggcacggcccaaggAGTGCCGCCTGCCGGGCACAACCCATTTAGCTCGTGTCGTGCCTGGCccatggcgggccgtgccggcGTGCTCGTGGGCTGGTCTGGTGGGcccggcccatttggccagcttTGGGCCTAGGGCACCATGCCTCTTCGCAGAAGAAAACTGCCAGCCCCAACGCATGGCCTCTCACCCAAGCCAGAGGGCTCTTTTCTTTGTTTTGCCCCACCCCCTCGTGCCTCACCCCTCTCTCCCCTTCACAAATCGGTGGCCACAATTTGCGAATTGGAACTAAAAATGTAGGATCTTCTTCCCCTTCCAATCCTCACAGTATTGTGATCTCTTTCCCCTCTTTTTAGTGGTTAAAAACTTTGCACTGGCCCGATTTGGATAACCCCTAGTTCATCTTGTTTTTCAAATTTCATTGATGCTCGCACTTGTATTTGTTAGGTATGCTTTAGGTTTTTAATGATGTGGTCAGGAATTTGGTAGATATAGTTGGTCTTATAGTGTTTAGGTATGGGTTAGGTTTGTAGCAAATTCGGCATGTCACTTGTATGGATATTTGCAAATGTGTGTATCCATGTACACTTGCATGGATATTTGTGCGTACGTATTTATTTGTACATGTATGTATCCATTCGGTATCtagaaaatttggtgtatggatatGGATATTTGCAcatgtgtgtatgtatgtatgtatgtatttgtATTTGTACGGATATTTGCACAATAACAACGAGGCTTACCATACATTACAATTTTGCAGGATGTCTTCTCTTATCTATGAGTCATATGATAGATTGAACCGTGAACGGTATATGTCAGAGGAAGGAAGGGGTTTTGACCAGCTAAACCAGAGATTCAGTGGGGTTCATGGTAAGATGAAGTATGACGAATGATACACGAAATATATTGGGAATATTGGGCTTCTCCCTTTCATCACACTCGTACCAAAACTAACACCGGAACCTTGCAGCGACAGTCGAAGCAGAGCACGAGGGGAAAGGGATAAGCTAGGGGACGACAATACCAGTCGGACAAAGAAGAGCTGGTGACAGACATGGCGAGAGGAGATCACAGAACCAGAGGCTAGCACATGCGGCACGGGATGGCTAGGGATTTGAGATTTAGAAATGTCGAGAAATGACGAGGGAGAAATTTGAGTGTGCTCTGTGCTCCCACCTGCATAGGGTCCTAAACAGATTGGGAGAGACAAGTGAAGTGAGA comes from Triticum aestivum cultivar Chinese Spring chromosome 5B, IWGSC CS RefSeq v2.1, whole genome shotgun sequence and encodes:
- the LOC123115625 gene encoding uncharacterized protein isoform X1, translating into MLLLYKPPPPPAVSCLRAQPAPRTAAASALPLTLQPLPSPWLKELKAELKEHRAAKEKSLPGTKVTKGPPSEILPFLAEVVKKQRAALREAYSNREPLILRLNSRQDPCASPPAFSEDGEGKEA
- the LOC123115625 gene encoding 60S ribosomal protein L35-3-like isoform X2, translated to MDPVRSDVSVDAQLKELKAELKEHRAAKEKSLPGTKVTKGPPSEILPFLAEVVKKQRAALREAYSNREPLILRLNSRQDPCASPPAFSEDGEGKEA